The Emys orbicularis isolate rEmyOrb1 chromosome 21, rEmyOrb1.hap1, whole genome shotgun sequence genome has a segment encoding these proteins:
- the FKRP gene encoding ribitol 5-phosphate transferase FKRP — MRITFCQGVLALAIVINLLILYYVSRLQQRMLHRHRDHVQPSSRLLPVPQRPGVTVIIREFEDFENYVPDVVQSFLKQKPEQPVMVAADTLPYPPLVLPDAPNVQLVILKPAPDQPAHVSRPDMYVKTEYVALVPDGVKVDSTRQLDRMLEEFKANQGRVQMVAAPVQSLTPLQCLNLKVSLRKWTAEYSVAPSTRLCTALKGDAVILLRTKDLFNLSTPLAKPLLTSLFIQTSLRGWTVRILDVSFSSAHQPLLSSSHNQWKAENRAKASRLQLFRDFGIKRVLLEDGKQQWFGCSKETPRCFGTVHDDTPEYLYQNRWTPPCCLQALRETAKYVINILETSGVRYWLEGGTLLGAARHQDIIPWDYDVDLGIYLEDIPNCDLLRNVESGSIVDEKGFVWEKAIEGDFYRVQYSEHNHLHVDLWPFYSKNGLMTKDTWMDHRQDVEFPEHFLKPLLPLPFAGFTVLAPNNYRSFLELKFGAGVIENPEYPNPARKKLDKGK; from the coding sequence ATGCGCATCACGTTCTGTCAGGGGGTCCTAGCGCTCGCCATTGTCATCAATCTGCTGATACTGTACTACGTCTCGAGGCTGCAGCAGCGGATGTTGCACAGACACAGAGACCACGTCCAGCCTAGCTCCCGGCTGCTGCCTGTCCCCCAGAGGCCCGGGGTGACCGTCATCATCAGGGAGTTCGAGGACTTTGAGAACTACGTCCCTGATGTGGTGCAGTCCTTCCTGAAACAGAAGCCGGAGCAACCAGTCATGGTGGCAGCGGATACCTTGCCGTACCCTCCGCTTGTATTACCGGATGCTCCCAACGTCCAGCTCGTGATCCTCAAGCCAGCCCCTGACCAGCCTGCCCATGTGTCCAGGCCTGATATGTACGTGAAGACGGAGTATGTGGCCCTGGTGCCTGATGGGGTCAAGGTTGATTCCACAAGGCAGCTGGATCGCATGTTAGAAGAGTTCAAAGCCAACCAGGGCAGAGTTCAAATGGTGGCAGCGCCCGTGcagtccctcactcccctccAGTGCTTGAACCTAAAGGTCAGCCTTAGAAAGTGGACTGCCGAATACAGCGTAGCGCCTTCCACcaggctctgcacagctctgaaGGGAGATGCCGTGATTCTGCTACGCACAAAGGATCTCTTCAACCTTTCCACTCCCTTGGCCAAGCCCCTGCTGACCTCCCTCTTCATCCAGACATCGCTGCGGGGCTGGACGGTCCGAATCCTTGACGTCTCCTTCTCCTCAGCCCACCAGCCTCTGCTCAGCTCCTCGCACAACCAATGGAAGGCAGAGAACCGCGCCAAAGCCAGTCGGCTGCAGCTCTTCCGAGACTTCGGCATCAAGCGGGTTCTCCTGGAGGATGGGAAGCAGCAATGGTTTGGGTGCAGCAAAGAGACGCCGCGTTGCTTCGGCACCGTCCATGATGATACGCCGGAATATCTCTACCAGAACCGCTGGACCCCGCCTTGCTGTCTACAGGCCCTGAGGGAGACGGCAAAGTACGTCATCAACATCTTGGAGACCTCCGGGGTGCGGTACTGGCTGGAAGGTGGGACGCTACTAGGAGCTGCCCGACATCAGGACATCATCCCATGGGATTATGACGTGGATCTAGGGATATACCTGGAGGATATTCCCAACTGCGACCTCCTCAGGAACGTAGAGTCTGGCTCCATCGTGGACGAGAAGGGCTTTGTTTGGGAGAAGGCCATCGAGGGCGACTTCTACCGTGTGCAGTACAGCGAGCACAACCACCTGCATGTTGACCTCTGGCCCTTCTACTCCAAGAACGGGCTGATGACCAAGGACACGTGGATGGACCACCGGCAGGACGTGGAGTTCCCGGAGCACTTCCTCAAGCCCCTGTT